The Armatimonas rosea genome includes a window with the following:
- a CDS encoding mechanosensitive ion channel family protein encodes MQPTPAPSPTPKPPVSTRGVVEELSELTGLERLAYRQIVLFLLEFVLLIGLYIGLRWLLKRGVRRVGEQLANKAATEHQAARVRSLATILQHTLHFVLAFVFIVSALSLLGINVAPIIGTASVAGLAFGFGAQKLVKDVITGYFLLLEDQYVAGDYVTIGAVTGVVEELGMRITRIRDDDGKLYILSNGDIASVCNHSRGLVGASFELSVAAAEDIAAVTKLIEETLAQQNLPEPPRVEGVTLADAAKTTLKITFKAPKGQRPAQLLPHLRATLRDALLAAKITLA; translated from the coding sequence ATGCAGCCCACCCCCGCTCCCAGCCCCACTCCTAAGCCGCCTGTCTCCACACGCGGCGTTGTCGAAGAGCTCTCCGAGCTCACGGGGCTGGAGCGGCTCGCCTACCGTCAGATCGTCCTGTTCCTTCTAGAGTTTGTCCTGCTGATCGGGCTCTATATCGGCCTGCGCTGGCTCCTGAAGCGGGGGGTGCGGCGCGTGGGCGAGCAGCTGGCGAACAAGGCGGCCACGGAGCACCAGGCGGCGCGGGTACGGAGCCTCGCCACCATCCTCCAGCACACGCTCCACTTCGTGCTGGCCTTTGTCTTTATTGTCTCCGCACTGAGCCTGCTGGGCATCAATGTCGCTCCGATTATTGGCACCGCCAGTGTGGCCGGACTGGCCTTTGGCTTCGGAGCCCAGAAGCTGGTCAAGGATGTTATCACCGGCTACTTTCTGCTCCTAGAGGACCAGTACGTGGCCGGGGACTACGTGACCATCGGGGCCGTGACAGGGGTGGTGGAGGAGCTGGGGATGCGGATCACGCGCATCCGTGACGACGACGGCAAGCTCTATATTCTCTCCAACGGCGACATCGCCTCGGTCTGCAACCACAGCCGCGGGCTGGTGGGGGCGAGCTTCGAGCTCTCGGTGGCCGCCGCGGAGGATATCGCCGCCGTGACCAAACTGATCGAAGAGACTCTCGCCCAGCAAAACCTCCCCGAGCCGCCGCGTGTCGAGGGAGTCACCCTCGCCGACGCCGCCAAGACGACGCTCAAGATCACCTTCAAGGCCCCCAAAGGCCAGCGCCCCGCCCAGCTCCTGCCGCACCTACGCGCCACTCTGCGGGATGCGCTCCTCGCCGCAAAGATCACTCTTGCTTAA